The DNA window AACATTCGAAGAAGCCCTTCAAATGTATTGGTTTGTACATTTATGTGTGATTTCAGAATTAAATCCATGGGATGCATTTAACCCAGGAAGATTAGATCAACACTTATATCCATTTTACAAAAAAGAAGTAGAAGAAGGAACTATGACTCGTGAAAAGGCAGAAGAATTATTACAATGTTTTTGGGTAAAATTCAATAACCAACCAGCACCTCCAAAGGTAGGGGTAACATTAAAGGAAAGTGGAACTTATACAGATTTTGCAAATATCAATAGTGGTGGATTAAAGCCAGATGGATCTGATGGTGTAAATGATGTAAGTTATATTGTATTAGATGTTATTGATGAAATGAAACTATTACAACCAAGTTCAAATGTTCAAATCAGTAAGAGAACACCACAAAAGTTCTTAAAAAGAGCATTAAAAATTGTAAGAAAAGGATGGGGGCAACCTTCTATCTTTAATACAGATACAGTTATTCAGGAAATGCTTCGAGCAGGAAAAACGATAGAAGATGCAAGATGTGGTGGTACTAGTGGATGCGTAGAAACTGGAGCATTTGGAAAAGAAGCTTATATTCTTACAGGGTATATGAATTTACCAAAAATTTTAGAAATCACTTTAAACAATGGATTAGATCCAGTAAGTGGTCAAAGATTAGGAATTGAAACAGGAAATCCAGCAGATTTTGAGACTTATGAAGAACTATTCGAAGCGTATAAAAAGCAATTACATCATTTTATAGATATAAAGGTAAAAGGAAATAGAGTGATTGAAAGATTATATGCTACGAAAATGCCTGTACCATTCCTTTCTGTGATTATGGATGATTGTATTTCAAATGGAAAAGATTATAACGCAGGTGGAGCAAGATACAACACAAGTTATATTCAAGGGGTAGGGATTGGAAATATTACAGATATGCTATCATCCCTTAAGTATAATGTGTTTGATCATAAAAAAGTAACTATGACTGAATTGTTAGAAGCTGTGAAAGCTAATTTTGAAGGATATGAAGATATTCAAAACTTAGTGAAAAACAAGACACCTAAATACGGTAATGATGAAGACTATGCAGATGATATTATGAAAGAAGTATTCCATGCATATTATGATGAAGTAACAGGTAGACCAAATGGAAAAGGTGGCGTACACAGAATCAATATGTTACCAACTACTTGCCACGTATACTTTGGTTCAGTAATTGGTGCATCTGTAGATGGAAGAAAAGCTTATGTACCTTTAGCAGATGGCATTTCTCCATCAAAGGGAGCTGATACAAATGGACCTACTGGAGTAATTAAATCAGCAGGAAAAATGGATCATATTATTACTGGTGGAACTCTTTTAAATCAAAAATTCACTCCAAGTATTGTAGATGGAGAAGATGGGTTAGACAATTTAGCACACTTAGTAAGATCTTACTTTAAATTGGATGGACATCATATTCAATTTAACATTGTAAGCAAAGAAACCCTTTTAAAAGCACAAAAGAATCCAGATGAATATAAAGACTTAATTGTTCGTGTTGCTGGATATAGTGATTATTTCTGTAACCTTGACAAAGTGCTACAAAATGAGATTATAGAAAGAACAGAACAAACATTTTAGTTTAGTAAAAAAGTAGAGAAGAATGGGTTCTTCTCTACTTATATTTAAAGGAGGCTATAAAAAATGGCAAAAATATTAGGTTTTATAGGAAGCGGAAACATGGGAAAAGCAATGATGGGAGGAATTATTGCTGCAAAAGTTTTTTCACCAGAAGAAATAATCGTAAGTGATTTAAATGAAAAAAGCTTAGCCGCAGTTAATGAAGAATATGGTGTTCAAACAACTACAGATAATAATGAAGCAGCAAAAAAAGCAGATATTTTAATTCTATCTGTTAAGCCAAATCTATATCCAATAGTCATAGAAGGCATTAAAGATCAAGTAAAGGAAGATGTTATTGTTGTAACCATTGCTGCAGGAAAGGCAATAGAAGGAACAGAAGAAATGTTTGGTAAAAAATT is part of the Crassaminicella profunda genome and encodes:
- the hypD gene encoding trans-4-hydroxy-L-proline dehydratase — its product is MMTERVKKLREQSVKAVPYISMERAAAVDRTYKKYEGSEPVPVLRALALKEFMSTKELCINDGELIVGERGERPAATPTYPELCCHTIEDFQIMNDREKIFFKVNEEAKKIQREEIIPYWENRSMRHHILSNMTQEWKDCYAAGIFTEFMEQRGPGHTVADGKIYKKGFLTFKEEIEKAIENLDFYHDDEALDKKNQLRSMSIACDAIMTLGKRYAELARKMADEEKDPVKKEELLHIAENCSWVPANAPRTFEEALQMYWFVHLCVISELNPWDAFNPGRLDQHLYPFYKKEVEEGTMTREKAEELLQCFWVKFNNQPAPPKVGVTLKESGTYTDFANINSGGLKPDGSDGVNDVSYIVLDVIDEMKLLQPSSNVQISKRTPQKFLKRALKIVRKGWGQPSIFNTDTVIQEMLRAGKTIEDARCGGTSGCVETGAFGKEAYILTGYMNLPKILEITLNNGLDPVSGQRLGIETGNPADFETYEELFEAYKKQLHHFIDIKVKGNRVIERLYATKMPVPFLSVIMDDCISNGKDYNAGGARYNTSYIQGVGIGNITDMLSSLKYNVFDHKKVTMTELLEAVKANFEGYEDIQNLVKNKTPKYGNDEDYADDIMKEVFHAYYDEVTGRPNGKGGVHRINMLPTTCHVYFGSVIGASVDGRKAYVPLADGISPSKGADTNGPTGVIKSAGKMDHIITGGTLLNQKFTPSIVDGEDGLDNLAHLVRSYFKLDGHHIQFNIVSKETLLKAQKNPDEYKDLIVRVAGYSDYFCNLDKVLQNEIIERTEQTF